From Phragmites australis chromosome 5, lpPhrAust1.1, whole genome shotgun sequence, a single genomic window includes:
- the LOC133918860 gene encoding fatty-acid-binding protein 3, chloroplastic encodes MSLASVVLSARASTTFARSSASFRCRTRMRLLLHGGAPEGSTWGSDWPAVRREAAPGRCRSRLRLARGAVGDPFVTESTTNMKFPRELTVPGYMDPLVILGTGYRDKFFLKVYAAALYVDYSHGIDAVQWKEKTGIESFDASSVFDSIFKAPVVKSLSIILVRDVDGKTFVNALNDVIARQIKKPTAEEESALSTFQNTFLGRNLKQGTSIYLTWLEPSRMLISISENQDPCQVDAEIKSATVNYALYDGFFGNSPVSPSLRSSCAQLLEALLMK; translated from the exons ATGAGCTTGGCATCGGTCGTGCTATCCGCGCGGGCGTCCACGACGTTCGCGAGGTCCTCCGCGAGCTTCCGCTGTCGTACCCGCATGCGCCTCCTTCTGCACGGCGGCGCGCCGGAGGGCTCCACGTGGGGATCGGATTGGCCTGCCGTGCGGCGCGAAGCGGCGCCCGGACGCTGCCGATCTCGTCTGCGGCTGGCGCGTGGCGCAG TTGGTGATCCTTTTGTTACTGAGAGCACGACAAATATGAAGTTCCCTCGGGAATTAACAGTTCCAGGCTACATGGACCCTTTGGTTATACTTGGCACAG GTTACAGAGACAAATTTTTTCTCAAAGTATATGCTGCGGCATTGTATGTGGATTACTCACATGGAATTGATGCTGTGCAATGGAAAGAAAAGACTGGTATTGAGAGCTTTGATGCTTCCTCTGTTTTTGACTCCATCTTTAAAG CACCTGTTGTGAAATCGTTGAGTATAATTCTTGTTAGAGATGTTGATGGCAAGACCTTTGTGAATGCTCTGAATGATGTCATTGCTCGCCAAATAAAAAAACCAACTGCTGAGGAAGAATCTGCCCTGTCAACTTTCCAGAATACCTTTCTTGGGCGCAATCTCAAACAGGGCACAAGCATCTACTTAACATGGCTTGAACCCTCAAGAATGCTG ATATCCATTTCAGAAAATCAAGATCCATGTCAAGTCGATGCAGAGATTAAATCTGCTACGGTTAACTATGCTCTATATGATGGCTTCTTTGGTAATTCTCCGGTGTCCCCTTCTCTGAGATCATCTTGTGCTCAGTTGCTGGAAGCTCTTCTTATGAAGTGA